From one Phocaeicola salanitronis DSM 18170 genomic stretch:
- a CDS encoding ABC transporter ATP-binding protein encodes MNQTKKKEGLSRLFEIAGQKKGLLVMAGVLSAGSAMCMLVPYWAVYEVLKELLTHGGNPAASDGAVMIRWGWIAFGGLVGGLVLLYAALMSSHIAAFRILYGLRVRLSEHIGRLPLGYLNNTSTGAIKKTMDQNIEKIEGFIAHTIPDLVNVVATVAVMLAIFFSLDAWLTAVCLAVVVVSLFLQFSNFMGKRAREFMGIYYDAQEKMSASAVQYVRGMPVVKIFGQSVRSFRQFNAEIQAYKTFALKCCDTYQNGMIAFTVLLNSMVTFILPMGILLMQASPQSMSLAVVWLFFIIMGPGMASPVYKLTFLGGNTRDIDEGVKRIDRILGKKPVPEAEHPQVPTSYDVEFRHVSFSYENTEQGTRTEALRDVSFTAPQGEITALVGPSGSGKSTIANLIPRFWDVEQGEIRIGGVDIRQIATEKLMDMVSFVFQDTFLFYDTLYENIAVGSPTATQEKVIAAAKAAQCHDFIERLPQGYDTRIGDKGVYLSGGEAQRICVARAILKNAPILVLDEATAFADPENEYKMQMALQSLIKDKTVIVIAHRLSSIISAHQIVVMKEGRIAQCGKHEVLSVTEGIYKKMWDAYTSAYHWTLNKN; translated from the coding sequence ATGAATCAAACAAAAAAGAAAGAAGGTCTGTCCCGGCTGTTCGAGATAGCGGGACAGAAGAAAGGACTGCTCGTCATGGCAGGCGTGTTGTCTGCCGGCAGCGCAATGTGTATGCTCGTGCCCTATTGGGCGGTTTATGAAGTTTTGAAAGAATTGCTGACGCATGGAGGAAATCCCGCCGCTTCGGACGGGGCCGTCATGATACGTTGGGGATGGATAGCGTTTGGGGGACTTGTCGGCGGACTGGTATTGCTGTATGCCGCCTTGATGTCTTCCCACATTGCGGCGTTCCGCATACTCTATGGATTGCGTGTCCGCCTGTCCGAACACATCGGCAGGCTTCCGTTAGGGTATCTGAACAACACGTCCACCGGAGCCATCAAGAAAACGATGGACCAGAACATCGAAAAGATAGAGGGGTTCATCGCCCATACCATCCCGGACTTGGTGAACGTGGTAGCCACGGTGGCGGTGATGCTTGCCATCTTCTTTTCGCTGGATGCGTGGCTGACGGCCGTATGCCTGGCGGTCGTAGTGGTCAGTCTGTTTCTTCAATTCTCCAATTTCATGGGCAAAAGGGCAAGGGAGTTTATGGGCATCTACTACGATGCGCAGGAAAAGATGAGCGCGTCTGCCGTGCAGTATGTGCGGGGGATGCCCGTGGTCAAGATATTCGGGCAGAGTGTCCGTTCGTTCCGTCAGTTCAATGCCGAAATCCAAGCATATAAGACCTTTGCCTTGAAGTGCTGCGATACTTATCAGAACGGAATGATTGCCTTTACGGTTCTGCTCAATTCGATGGTGACGTTCATTCTCCCTATGGGCATCCTGCTGATGCAGGCCAGTCCGCAATCCATGTCGCTGGCGGTGGTATGGCTGTTTTTCATCATCATGGGTCCGGGTATGGCTTCTCCCGTCTATAAACTGACATTCCTGGGAGGCAACACGCGCGACATCGATGAGGGTGTAAAACGCATCGACCGCATCTTGGGAAAAAAGCCTGTACCGGAAGCGGAACACCCGCAGGTGCCTACATCCTACGATGTGGAGTTCCGCCATGTATCATTCTCCTACGAAAACACGGAACAGGGAACGCGGACGGAAGCCTTGCGCGATGTCAGCTTCACGGCACCGCAAGGAGAGATAACGGCGCTTGTGGGCCCGTCGGGGAGCGGCAAGTCTACGATAGCCAATCTGATTCCCCGCTTTTGGGATGTGGAACAGGGAGAAATACGCATAGGCGGCGTGGACATCCGCCAGATAGCCACGGAGAAGCTGATGGACATGGTGTCTTTCGTATTCCAGGACACGTTCCTGTTTTATGACACGCTCTATGAGAACATTGCCGTCGGCTCTCCCACAGCCACGCAGGAAAAAGTGATAGCCGCAGCCAAGGCTGCCCAATGCCATGACTTCATCGAACGGTTGCCGCAGGGATACGACACGCGGATAGGCGACAAAGGTGTGTATCTCTCCGGAGGCGAAGCGCAACGGATATGTGTGGCACGTGCTATCCTAAAGAATGCCCCGATACTGGTGCTGGACGAAGCCACGGCATTTGCCGACCCGGAAAACGAGTATAAGATGCAGATGGCTTTGCAATCTTTGATAAAAGACAAGACAGTCATCGTAATAGCGCACCGCCTCTCTTCCATCATCTCGGCACATCAGATTGTCGTCATGAAAGAGGGACGGATCGCACAGTGCGGAAAACATGAAGTCTTGTCCGTCACAGAAGGTATATATAAAAAGATGTGGGATGCCTATACGAGTGCTTACCACTGGACGTTGAACAAAAATTGA
- a CDS encoding ABC transporter ATP-binding protein — protein MNAIKNITIGHTERLYKPVGYTMLANLVNIVPFCLSIEAVRIIFSAFDGSGLPLDTTRLWYIFAIMVVYMLVMALAERASYRANFRGAYEMSASGRLSLAEHLRKLSLGFLSRRDPGDLSSMLITDFMMAETGISHHLPQLMGAVVMPILAFASLVWIDWRMAVSMFAALPLAMLVLWTSTGVQKKLSGKQIQAKIDAGNRLEEYLQGIRVMKAYNLLGDRFVRLRDAFAQLRRACIRQEALLGPFVLLSITVVRAGLTMMVLCGTYLLLGGKLSILVFVLFLVVGSRVFDPLTSALTNFTEFRYFSIAGGRILSLMNEPEMKGERQSPVAGDIRFEHVSFAYQDKEVLHDITVTLPKNSLTALVGPSGSGKSTVMKLCARFYDPQKGRIFFNDVPMDETDPESLMSHISMVFQDVYLFQDTLRNNIRFGKTDATEEEIIAAAKKACCHDFIMRLPQGYDTMVGEGGCTLSGGEKQRISIARAILKDAPIILLDEATASLDPENEVEVQKAIDTLIKGRTVIAIAHRLKTIQNADRIIVLDNGQIQEEGTHNELIRKKGMYAHLWNIQENISGWKLAGRADNP, from the coding sequence ATGAACGCAATCAAAAACATAACAATCGGACATACCGAACGGCTTTACAAGCCGGTCGGATACACCATGCTTGCCAACTTGGTCAATATCGTACCGTTCTGCCTCTCTATTGAAGCGGTACGCATCATCTTCAGTGCTTTTGACGGAAGCGGACTGCCGCTTGACACCACCCGCCTGTGGTATATATTCGCCATTATGGTTGTTTATATGCTGGTCATGGCTTTGGCGGAACGGGCATCCTATCGTGCCAATTTCCGGGGAGCCTACGAAATGAGCGCCTCGGGACGCTTGTCGCTGGCGGAACATCTGCGGAAACTTTCGCTGGGCTTCCTGTCCAGACGTGACCCCGGCGATTTGTCTTCCATGCTTATTACGGACTTCATGATGGCGGAAACCGGCATCTCGCACCACTTGCCCCAGCTGATGGGTGCCGTGGTCATGCCTATATTGGCTTTTGCTTCGCTGGTCTGGATAGACTGGAGGATGGCAGTCAGCATGTTTGCCGCGCTTCCGCTTGCTATGCTTGTATTGTGGACCAGCACAGGCGTACAAAAGAAACTGAGCGGCAAGCAGATTCAAGCCAAAATAGATGCCGGAAACCGGTTGGAAGAATACCTGCAAGGCATCCGGGTGATGAAAGCCTACAACCTGCTGGGCGACCGTTTCGTCCGGTTACGTGATGCCTTTGCCCAGCTTCGCCGTGCCTGCATCCGGCAGGAAGCCTTGTTGGGTCCGTTCGTTTTGCTAAGTATCACAGTGGTTCGTGCCGGACTGACGATGATGGTTCTGTGCGGAACTTATCTCCTGTTAGGGGGCAAGCTTTCCATACTCGTATTCGTACTGTTCCTCGTGGTCGGTTCCCGTGTGTTCGACCCGCTGACTTCCGCCCTGACCAATTTCACCGAGTTCCGTTATTTCTCCATTGCCGGAGGACGCATCCTTTCACTGATGAACGAACCGGAAATGAAAGGGGAACGGCAATCTCCGGTGGCTGGCGACATCCGCTTTGAACATGTATCGTTCGCTTATCAGGACAAGGAAGTGTTGCATGATATAACCGTTACCCTTCCTAAAAATTCATTGACGGCTCTTGTCGGTCCTTCGGGAAGCGGGAAAAGTACAGTAATGAAACTTTGTGCCCGTTTCTACGACCCACAGAAAGGGCGTATCTTCTTCAACGATGTTCCGATGGATGAAACAGATCCCGAAAGCCTGATGAGCCACATATCCATGGTATTTCAGGATGTTTATCTGTTCCAGGACACCCTGCGCAACAACATCCGTTTCGGCAAAACCGACGCGACGGAGGAGGAAATCATCGCCGCAGCCAAGAAAGCCTGTTGCCACGACTTCATTATGCGCTTGCCTCAAGGCTATGACACGATGGTAGGCGAAGGAGGCTGCACCCTGTCGGGCGGTGAGAAGCAGCGCATATCCATAGCCCGTGCCATTCTGAAAGACGCGCCAATCATTCTGCTGGATGAAGCGACCGCCTCCCTCGATCCCGAAAACGAAGTGGAAGTGCAGAAAGCCATCGACACGCTCATCAAAGGACGTACCGTGATAGCCATTGCCCACCGACTTAAAACCATTCAGAACGCCGACCGGATCATTGTTCTGGACAACGGGCAGATACAGGAAGAAGGTACGCACAATGAACTTATCCGAAAGAAAGGGATGTATGCACACTTATGGAACATTCAGGAAAATATATCGGGCTGGAAACTCGCCGGTCGGGCAGATAACCCTTAA
- a CDS encoding class I SAM-dependent methyltransferase, whose translation MKQKHEFKSIVAETLLIPLYMRAKESRRVNPILDDKAAERLADSLEYDYSQFDGAKLSEVGCVVRGWYFDRAVKRFIDTYPRPVVVNVGCGLDTRFQRIGNPKAVFYDLDLPEVMALRRELIPEQTGNVYIAASLLETDWMDELRRKHPDAEFIFIVEGVLMYFYEKQVKSFLHHVASRFGGGELWFDVCGTMMSRHGVKPDSLRHHEAQIRSGLSDGHLVEQWEPALQLIEQANYMKFFRSRWGFFFGQVLGRIPWLCYKFSSLLGYKILSK comes from the coding sequence ATGAAACAGAAACACGAATTTAAGAGCATTGTGGCGGAGACGTTGCTCATTCCGCTATACATGAGAGCGAAAGAAAGCCGCCGTGTCAATCCCATTCTGGATGACAAGGCAGCGGAACGGTTGGCAGACAGCTTGGAATACGATTATTCCCAATTCGATGGGGCAAAGCTGAGCGAAGTGGGCTGCGTGGTGCGCGGCTGGTATTTCGACCGTGCCGTAAAACGGTTTATCGATACGTATCCCCGTCCGGTAGTCGTAAATGTAGGGTGCGGATTGGATACCCGTTTCCAGCGTATCGGCAACCCCAAAGCTGTTTTTTATGACTTGGACTTGCCGGAAGTCATGGCACTACGTCGGGAATTGATACCCGAACAGACAGGTAATGTTTATATCGCAGCTTCCTTACTGGAAACCGACTGGATGGACGAGCTACGTCGGAAACATCCCGATGCGGAATTTATTTTCATTGTGGAAGGTGTGCTGATGTATTTTTACGAGAAGCAGGTAAAAAGTTTCCTGCATCACGTGGCAAGCCGTTTCGGAGGTGGAGAGTTGTGGTTTGACGTATGTGGCACCATGATGAGCCGGCATGGTGTAAAGCCCGATTCACTCCGCCATCATGAAGCGCAAATCCGTTCGGGATTGAGCGACGGACATCTGGTGGAACAATGGGAACCGGCTTTGCAACTCATCGAACAAGCTAACTACATGAAGTTTTTCCGCTCACGCTGGGGATTCTTCTTCGGACAAGTATTAGGGCGCATTCCTTGGCTATGTTATAAATTCAGTTCATTACTCGGATATAAAATCCTATCAAAATAA